In the Populus trichocarpa isolate Nisqually-1 chromosome 1, P.trichocarpa_v4.1, whole genome shotgun sequence genome, one interval contains:
- the LOC7467089 gene encoding uncharacterized protein LOC7467089 isoform X1, whose product MDGVFDDEVEQTVTIDEYLNNVEAEELNADLVLGGDEGEECTYNMGYMKRQAIFSCLTCTPDGNAGVCTACSLSCHDGHEIVELWTKRNFRCDCGNSKSGEFVCKLFPKKNVENAENSYNHNFKGLYCSCDRPYPDPDAKAQEEMIQCIMCEDWFHEEHLGLESFNEIPRDEEGEPLYEDFICKTCSTVCSFLTLYPQTIWEAGGQKGDATASNAKNKGVLENVSSACGSGKLEIDICAHDSSEKDNATANSNCQSVAAGNASVVGESSGKSSGPNDSDQCTKDTNLHTTCVLGINVEVTSPVSEGKPLFLSKSWRDILCRCEKCLDMYNQKQINYLLDREDTIAEYEKMAKQKREEKLQQQEGAELSFFNKLGHIEKVEILNGIADFKDEFCSFLESFDMSKTITCSDVHQIFENLAKKRRRMQ is encoded by the exons ATGGATGgtgtatttgatgatgaggtcGAACAAACTGTTACTATTGATGAGTACCTCAACAACGTTGAGGCAGAGGAATTG AATGCAGATTTGGTTTTGGGTGGAGATGAAGGAGAGGAGTGCACTTATAACATGGGATATATGAAGAGACAAGCTATTTTTTCATGTCTGACTTGCACTCCGGATGGAAATGCTGGAGTTTGCACTGCTTGCAGTTTGTCTTGCCATGATGGCCATGAG ATTGTGGAGTTATGGACCAAGAGAAATTTTCGGTGCGATTGTGGCAATTCAAAATCTGGGGAGTTCGTCTGCAAGCTTTTCCCGAAGAAAAATGTGGAAAATGCTGAAAATTCGTATAATCATAACTTTAAAGGTTTATACTGCTCTTGTGATCGGCCCTATCCTGATCCAGATGCTAAGGCACAAGAAGAGATGATACAGTGCATTATGTGCGAAGACTGGTTCCATGAGGAGCATCTTGGTCTAGAGTCTTTCAATGAG ATCCCGAGAGACGAGGAAGGAGAACCTCTGTATGAGGATTTTATATGCAAGACATGCTCAACAGTTTGTTCTTTTCTGACACTATATCCTCAGACGATTTGGGAAGCTGGGGGGCAGAAAGGTGATGCCACTGCTAGTAATGCTAAAAATAAAGGTGTGTTGGAAAATGTCTCTTCAGCTTGTGGTTCTGGGAAGCTTGAGATTGATATTTGTGCTCATGATTCTTCTGAAAAGGATAATGCAACAGCTAATTCTAATTGTCAATCTGTGGCTGCTGGAAATGCATCTGTTGTTGGAGAAAGTTCTGGGAAGAGTAGTGGGCCAAATGACTCAGACCAATGCACAAAAGATACCAATCTTCATACTACGTGTGTTCTTGGAATCAATGTGGAAGTTACTTCACCTGTTTCAGAAGGAAAACCATTATTTCTTTCCAAAAGCTGGAGGGACATCCTGTGCAGATGTGAAAAATGCTTGGATATGTACAACCAGAAGCAAATAAATTATCTCCTTGACAGGGAGGACACAATTGCTGAGTATGAGAAAATGGCCAAACAGAAGAGGGAAGAAAAATTGCAGCAACAGGAGGGTGCTGAGTTGAGTTTTTTCAATAAACTTGGCCATATAGAGAAGGTGGAGATTCTAAATGGTATTGCAGACTTTAAGGATGAGTTCTGTTCCTTTTTG GAGTCATTTGATATGTCAAAGACAATCACATGTTCTGATGTCCACCAGATTTTTGAAAATCTTGCAAAGAAGCGTCGGCGAATGCAGTGA
- the LOC7467089 gene encoding uncharacterized protein LOC7467089 isoform X2, translating to MGYMKRQAIFSCLTCTPDGNAGVCTACSLSCHDGHEIVELWTKRNFRCDCGNSKSGEFVCKLFPKKNVENAENSYNHNFKGLYCSCDRPYPDPDAKAQEEMIQCIMCEDWFHEEHLGLESFNEIPRDEEGEPLYEDFICKTCSTVCSFLTLYPQTIWEAGGQKGDATASNAKNKGVLENVSSACGSGKLEIDICAHDSSEKDNATANSNCQSVAAGNASVVGESSGKSSGPNDSDQCTKDTNLHTTCVLGINVEVTSPVSEGKPLFLSKSWRDILCRCEKCLDMYNQKQINYLLDREDTIAEYEKMAKQKREEKLQQQEGAELSFFNKLGHIEKVEILNGIADFKDEFCSFLESFDMSKTITCSDVHQIFENLAKKRRRMQ from the exons ATGGGATATATGAAGAGACAAGCTATTTTTTCATGTCTGACTTGCACTCCGGATGGAAATGCTGGAGTTTGCACTGCTTGCAGTTTGTCTTGCCATGATGGCCATGAG ATTGTGGAGTTATGGACCAAGAGAAATTTTCGGTGCGATTGTGGCAATTCAAAATCTGGGGAGTTCGTCTGCAAGCTTTTCCCGAAGAAAAATGTGGAAAATGCTGAAAATTCGTATAATCATAACTTTAAAGGTTTATACTGCTCTTGTGATCGGCCCTATCCTGATCCAGATGCTAAGGCACAAGAAGAGATGATACAGTGCATTATGTGCGAAGACTGGTTCCATGAGGAGCATCTTGGTCTAGAGTCTTTCAATGAG ATCCCGAGAGACGAGGAAGGAGAACCTCTGTATGAGGATTTTATATGCAAGACATGCTCAACAGTTTGTTCTTTTCTGACACTATATCCTCAGACGATTTGGGAAGCTGGGGGGCAGAAAGGTGATGCCACTGCTAGTAATGCTAAAAATAAAGGTGTGTTGGAAAATGTCTCTTCAGCTTGTGGTTCTGGGAAGCTTGAGATTGATATTTGTGCTCATGATTCTTCTGAAAAGGATAATGCAACAGCTAATTCTAATTGTCAATCTGTGGCTGCTGGAAATGCATCTGTTGTTGGAGAAAGTTCTGGGAAGAGTAGTGGGCCAAATGACTCAGACCAATGCACAAAAGATACCAATCTTCATACTACGTGTGTTCTTGGAATCAATGTGGAAGTTACTTCACCTGTTTCAGAAGGAAAACCATTATTTCTTTCCAAAAGCTGGAGGGACATCCTGTGCAGATGTGAAAAATGCTTGGATATGTACAACCAGAAGCAAATAAATTATCTCCTTGACAGGGAGGACACAATTGCTGAGTATGAGAAAATGGCCAAACAGAAGAGGGAAGAAAAATTGCAGCAACAGGAGGGTGCTGAGTTGAGTTTTTTCAATAAACTTGGCCATATAGAGAAGGTGGAGATTCTAAATGGTATTGCAGACTTTAAGGATGAGTTCTGTTCCTTTTTG GAGTCATTTGATATGTCAAAGACAATCACATGTTCTGATGTCCACCAGATTTTTGAAAATCTTGCAAAGAAGCGTCGGCGAATGCAGTGA